A genomic window from Megalobrama amblycephala isolate DHTTF-2021 linkage group LG2, ASM1881202v1, whole genome shotgun sequence includes:
- the fblim1 gene encoding filamin-binding LIM protein 1 isoform X2 gives MASAAPQKRMVSSVFITLASPFKATVTPTAHVHSSPRRRSSASQDGRTGPSTPTSPLYAQPTAAPYRRDSTRAPDAVVSSYPDDLPLPPPPHDPCDPCDPEPGPPDAPAEESAVGGAALRSAPSAGGIVNEPSAGPHCTDVCGFCRKLVPLSEPAIDALNRTYHAACFQCRQCHAPLAAKLYYNKSGIPLCEDCYQASLEPCWACGDVIKDHVIRALERAYHPPCFVCTTCRQPIGEQRFAQGEVGEVYCLQDYYRKYAPQCRVCAELIIPREDGTDSFTVECLGHSYHEDCYRCEVCRVLLSPEPNENGCHPLDGQILCKPCHVSLIQSAAH, from the exons ATGGCGTCTGCGGCCCCTCAGAAGAGGATGGTGTCGTCTGTCTTCATCACTCTGGCGTCTCCGTTCAAGGCGACTGTCACCCCGACAGCTCACGTCCACAGCAGCCCGCGGCGCCGGAGCTCTGCGTCACAGGACGGACGGACCGGCCCGTCCACACCCACCAGCCCGCTCTACGCCCAGCCCACCGCCGCCCCCTACAGACGGGACAGCACACGCGCTCCAGACG CGGTTGTAAGCAGTTACCCTGATGACCTCCCCCTCCCGCCTCCTCCACATGACCCCTGCGACCCCTGCGACCCTGAGCCCGGACCACCAGACGCCCCAGCAGAG GAGAGCGCTGTCGGTGGAGCGGCGCTGAGATCGGCGCCCTCTGCTGGAGGGATCGTGAACGAGCCTTCAGCTGGACCGCACTGCACCG ATGTGTGTGGATTCTGTCGGAAGCTGGTGCCGCTGTCCGAACCTGCCATCGACGCTCTCAACCGGACGTACCACGCCGCGTGTTTCCAGTGCCGGCAGTGCCACGCGCCTCTGGCAGCCAAACTCTACTACAATAAATCTGGGATCCCTCTGTGCGAGGACTGTTACCAG GCCAGCCTGGAGCCGTGCTGGGCGTGTGGTGACGTCATCAAAGACCATGTGATCCGAGCGCTGGAACGAGCCTATCACCCGCCCTGTTTCGTGTGCACAACGTGCAGACAGCCAATCGGAGAGCAGCGGTTTGCGCAGGGGGAAGTGGGTGAGGTTTACTGCCTACAGGACTACTACAG GAAATACGCACCGCAGTGCCGCGTGTGCGCAGAGCTGATCATCCCGCGCGAGGACGGAACGGACAGCTTCACTGTGGAGTGTTTGGGTCACTCGTACCACGAGGACTGTTACCGctgtgag gtgtgCCGTGTGCTTCTGTCTCCGGAGCCCAACGAGAACGGCTGCCACCCGCTGGACGGGCAGATTCTGTGCAAACCGTGTCACGTGTCGCTGATCCAGAGCGCGGCGCACTAA
- the fblim1 gene encoding filamin-binding LIM protein 1 isoform X1 gives MASAAPQKRMVSSVFITLASPFKATVTPTAHVHSSPRRRSSASQDGRTGPSTPTSPLYAQPTAAPYRRDSTRAPDAVVSSYPDDLPLPPPPHDPCDPCDPEPGPPDAPAEESAVGGAALRSAPSAGGIVNEPSAGPHCTDVCGFCRKLVPLSEPAIDALNRTYHAACFQCRQCHAPLAAKLYYNKSGIPLCEDCYQASLEPCWACGDVIKDHVIRALERAYHPPCFVCTTCRQPIGEQRFAQGEVGEVYCLQDYYRKYAPQCRVCAELIIPREDGTDSFTVECLGHSYHEDCYRCEVCVCVCVCVCVCVRACVCAQYVWIFNAQNTKMTQLTRMFY, from the exons ATGGCGTCTGCGGCCCCTCAGAAGAGGATGGTGTCGTCTGTCTTCATCACTCTGGCGTCTCCGTTCAAGGCGACTGTCACCCCGACAGCTCACGTCCACAGCAGCCCGCGGCGCCGGAGCTCTGCGTCACAGGACGGACGGACCGGCCCGTCCACACCCACCAGCCCGCTCTACGCCCAGCCCACCGCCGCCCCCTACAGACGGGACAGCACACGCGCTCCAGACG CGGTTGTAAGCAGTTACCCTGATGACCTCCCCCTCCCGCCTCCTCCACATGACCCCTGCGACCCCTGCGACCCTGAGCCCGGACCACCAGACGCCCCAGCAGAG GAGAGCGCTGTCGGTGGAGCGGCGCTGAGATCGGCGCCCTCTGCTGGAGGGATCGTGAACGAGCCTTCAGCTGGACCGCACTGCACCG ATGTGTGTGGATTCTGTCGGAAGCTGGTGCCGCTGTCCGAACCTGCCATCGACGCTCTCAACCGGACGTACCACGCCGCGTGTTTCCAGTGCCGGCAGTGCCACGCGCCTCTGGCAGCCAAACTCTACTACAATAAATCTGGGATCCCTCTGTGCGAGGACTGTTACCAG GCCAGCCTGGAGCCGTGCTGGGCGTGTGGTGACGTCATCAAAGACCATGTGATCCGAGCGCTGGAACGAGCCTATCACCCGCCCTGTTTCGTGTGCACAACGTGCAGACAGCCAATCGGAGAGCAGCGGTTTGCGCAGGGGGAAGTGGGTGAGGTTTACTGCCTACAGGACTACTACAG GAAATACGCACCGCAGTGCCGCGTGTGCGCAGAGCTGATCATCCCGCGCGAGGACGGAACGGACAGCTTCACTGTGGAGTGTTTGGGTCACTCGTACCACGAGGACTGTTACCGctgtgaggtgtgtgtgtgtgtgtgtgtgtgtgtgtgtgtgtgtgtgcgtgcgtgcgtgtgtgcaCAATATGTATGGATTTTTAATGCACAAAATACCAAGATGACCCAGCTGACAAGAATGTTTTACTAA